From Pontibacter actiniarum, a single genomic window includes:
- the alaS gene encoding alanine--tRNA ligase: MNSAEIRQKFLDFFASKQHQIVPSAPIVVKDDPTLMFINSGMAPFKDYFLGNKPAPNKRVADTQKCLRVSGKHNDLEEVGYDTYHHTMFEMLGNWSFGDYFKKEALEWSWELLTEVYQLPKDRLYVSVFQGDQSENLPMDQDAFNIWKSMIAEDRILMGSKKDNFWEMGDTGPCGPCSEIHIDLRTEEERAQVDGKELVNNDHPQVVEIWNNVFMEFNRLADGSLVKLPAQHVDTGMGFERLCMAIQGKRSNYDTDVFQPLIQFIAKEAGVTYGEDEKKDIAIRVIADHIRAISFTIADGQLPSNNKAGYVIRRILRRAVRYGFTFLDFKQPFLYKLTEVLAEQTAHVFPELKQQLGFVQRVIEEEENAFLRTLENGLKRLDALEDSFKQNNNTIDGKTAFELYDTFGFPLDLTALIAREKGLSVDEAGFGKEMEQQKNRSRNASATEQSDWVILQPDVVNEFVGYDCDISEAHIVRYRQVKAKNKSEYHLVLDKTPFYAESGGQVGDTGYLISDTEQVEVLDTKKENDLILHITAKLPQNVEAGFKAEIAAERRNFIRKNHSATHLLHAALRSVLGEHVQQRGSLVNEKLLRFDFSHFAKIEDAELRQIEHIVNERVRQAIPLEERRNVPIDEAKNMGATALFGEKYGEFVRVITFGSDYSVELCGGTHVFNTGNIGYFKIISESSVAAGVRRIEAITATAAEEYMQQQLNELNAVREVLNAQSNVSGAVQKMQDELKAMQKQVEQFELKQLTDLKEELAQQAVPLDGVNLVTARVALNSADYLKKLAFDMRQVVDNLVLILAAEIDGKPQIAVMLSDNLVQDKNLNARQMVRELAKEIKGGGGGQPFYATAGGKDAAGLDAVTAKAQELVKSMING; the protein is encoded by the coding sequence ATGAACTCAGCTGAAATAAGACAAAAGTTCCTGGACTTCTTCGCTTCCAAACAGCACCAGATCGTACCTTCTGCACCCATCGTGGTAAAAGATGACCCCACCCTGATGTTTATCAACTCAGGCATGGCTCCTTTCAAAGATTACTTTCTGGGCAACAAACCTGCGCCCAACAAGCGCGTGGCAGATACACAGAAATGCCTTCGGGTAAGCGGGAAGCACAACGACCTGGAGGAAGTAGGCTACGACACCTACCACCATACCATGTTCGAGATGCTGGGCAACTGGTCTTTTGGCGACTACTTTAAGAAAGAAGCCCTGGAATGGTCGTGGGAGCTGCTGACAGAAGTATACCAGCTGCCGAAAGACAGGCTGTACGTATCCGTGTTCCAGGGAGACCAGTCGGAGAACCTGCCGATGGACCAGGACGCCTTCAACATCTGGAAAAGCATGATTGCCGAAGACCGCATCTTGATGGGCTCCAAGAAGGATAACTTCTGGGAAATGGGTGATACCGGCCCTTGCGGACCCTGCTCTGAAATACACATCGACCTGCGCACCGAGGAGGAACGCGCACAGGTAGACGGCAAGGAGCTGGTGAACAACGACCACCCGCAGGTCGTGGAGATATGGAACAACGTATTCATGGAGTTCAACCGGCTGGCCGACGGCTCGCTGGTGAAACTCCCTGCGCAGCACGTGGATACCGGCATGGGCTTCGAGCGCTTGTGCATGGCGATCCAGGGCAAGCGATCCAACTACGATACCGATGTGTTTCAGCCGTTGATCCAGTTTATCGCCAAAGAAGCAGGCGTAACGTACGGCGAAGACGAGAAGAAGGACATTGCCATCCGTGTTATTGCTGACCACATCCGCGCCATTTCCTTTACCATTGCCGACGGACAGCTGCCGTCTAACAACAAGGCCGGCTACGTCATCCGCCGCATCCTGCGCCGCGCCGTGCGCTACGGCTTTACCTTCCTCGACTTTAAGCAGCCATTCCTGTACAAACTGACGGAGGTGCTGGCTGAGCAGACGGCGCATGTGTTCCCGGAGTTGAAGCAGCAGCTGGGCTTTGTGCAGCGCGTAATCGAGGAAGAGGAGAACGCTTTCCTGCGCACGCTGGAAAACGGCCTGAAGCGCCTGGACGCGCTGGAGGATAGCTTTAAGCAGAACAACAATACCATCGACGGCAAAACGGCCTTCGAACTTTACGATACCTTCGGCTTCCCGCTGGACCTGACGGCGCTGATTGCCCGTGAGAAAGGCCTGAGCGTTGACGAGGCTGGCTTTGGCAAAGAGATGGAGCAGCAGAAAAACCGCTCCCGTAACGCCTCTGCCACCGAGCAGAGCGACTGGGTGATTCTGCAGCCGGACGTGGTAAATGAATTTGTAGGCTACGACTGCGATATTTCTGAGGCGCACATCGTACGCTACCGCCAGGTAAAGGCAAAGAACAAGAGCGAATACCACCTGGTGCTCGACAAAACGCCTTTTTACGCCGAAAGCGGCGGACAGGTGGGAGACACCGGCTACCTCATTTCTGACACAGAGCAGGTAGAGGTGCTGGACACTAAGAAAGAGAACGACCTCATCCTGCACATAACGGCGAAGCTGCCGCAAAACGTGGAGGCTGGCTTTAAGGCTGAGATTGCGGCGGAGCGCCGTAACTTTATCCGGAAAAACCACTCGGCCACGCACTTGCTGCATGCCGCCCTGCGCTCGGTACTGGGAGAGCACGTACAGCAGCGTGGCTCTTTGGTAAACGAGAAGCTGCTGCGCTTCGACTTTTCGCACTTCGCCAAGATAGAGGACGCAGAGCTGCGCCAGATTGAGCACATCGTGAACGAGCGCGTGCGCCAGGCTATCCCGTTGGAAGAGCGCCGCAACGTACCGATTGACGAAGCCAAGAACATGGGCGCCACGGCGCTGTTTGGGGAGAAGTATGGCGAGTTTGTGCGCGTAATCACCTTTGGCAGCGACTACTCGGTGGAGCTTTGCGGCGGCACCCACGTGTTTAACACCGGCAACATCGGCTATTTCAAGATCATCTCCGAAAGCTCTGTTGCAGCCGGCGTTCGCCGGATCGAGGCCATCACGGCCACTGCCGCAGAAGAGTACATGCAGCAACAGCTCAACGAACTGAATGCCGTTCGCGAAGTGCTCAATGCCCAAAGCAATGTATCCGGTGCCGTGCAGAAAATGCAGGACGAGCTGAAGGCCATGCAGAAACAGGTGGAGCAGTTTGAGCTGAAGCAACTCACAGACTTAAAAGAGGAGCTGGCACAGCAAGCCGTTCCGTTGGACGGGGTGAACCTGGTAACCGCCCGCGTAGCGCTTAACTCTGCCGATTACCTGAAGAAATTAGCCTTTGACATGCGCCAGGTAGTGGACAACCTGGTACTCATACTTGCTGCCGAGATTGACGGGAAGCCGCAGATCGCGGTAATGCTATCGGATAACCTGGTGCAGGACAAAAACCTGAACGCACGCCAAATGGTACGCGAGCTCGCCAAGGAAATTAAAGGCGGCGGCGGCGGCCAGCCGTTCTACGCGACTGCCGGCGGTAAAGACGCGGCAGGTTTGGATGCCGTGACGGCAAAGGCACAGGAACTTGTGAAATCTATGATTAACGGATAA
- the gatB gene encoding Asp-tRNA(Asn)/Glu-tRNA(Gln) amidotransferase subunit GatB, which produces MDKAIRDKYQAIIGLEVHAQLLTNSKAYSSDATEYGMLPNTNLSEITLAHPGTLPRVNKRVVEMAVKMGLATNCDITKYNVYARKNYFYPDLPKGYQITQDKTPICTQGHLLIKDAAGEEKRIGITRIHMEEDAGKSMHLPGETETLVDFNRAGVPLIEIVSEPDIRDSEEAYNYLIEIKRLVRYLDICDGNMEEGSLRCDANISVMLKDSPLWGTKVEVKNMNSFRNVQRAIEHEIERQIMVLENGGKVDGETRNFDANTGSTTAMRSKETLNDYRYFPEPDLPPLVIEQEWLDAVKKAMPSLPQELYNRFVKEFGLPEYDAAVLTDAKEIALYFEQLAQHTKNYKAASNWVMGPVKSYLNELQLHIKDFPLKPEQIAQLIALVDENKVSHSVASKQVFPYLLEHPNMTAQRVAEEQNLLQESNADELAQIVQQVLDENPAKVEEYKAGKQSLIGMFMGEIMKKTKGKADPKVTNQLLREKLNA; this is translated from the coding sequence ATGGATAAAGCAATAAGAGATAAGTATCAGGCCATTATTGGCTTAGAGGTACACGCACAGCTGCTTACTAACAGCAAAGCCTATTCATCAGACGCTACGGAGTACGGCATGCTGCCAAACACCAACCTGAGCGAGATTACCCTGGCACACCCCGGCACACTACCGCGCGTAAACAAGCGCGTAGTAGAAATGGCCGTAAAAATGGGATTGGCCACCAACTGCGACATCACGAAGTATAACGTGTACGCCCGTAAGAATTACTTCTACCCGGACCTTCCGAAGGGATACCAGATCACGCAGGACAAAACCCCTATCTGTACCCAAGGGCACCTTCTGATAAAGGATGCAGCCGGCGAAGAGAAACGCATCGGCATTACCCGCATCCACATGGAGGAAGACGCCGGCAAATCCATGCACTTGCCGGGTGAGACAGAAACGCTGGTAGACTTTAACCGTGCCGGTGTTCCGCTGATCGAGATCGTTTCGGAGCCGGATATCCGCGACTCGGAGGAAGCTTACAACTACCTGATCGAAATTAAGCGACTGGTGCGTTACCTCGACATCTGCGACGGCAACATGGAGGAAGGCTCGTTGCGTTGCGACGCCAACATTTCGGTGATGCTGAAAGACTCGCCACTGTGGGGCACCAAGGTGGAGGTGAAGAACATGAACTCCTTCCGTAATGTGCAGCGCGCCATCGAGCACGAGATAGAGCGCCAGATCATGGTGCTGGAGAACGGCGGAAAGGTAGACGGCGAAACACGTAACTTCGATGCCAACACCGGTTCTACCACTGCCATGCGCTCGAAGGAAACGCTGAACGATTACCGCTACTTCCCGGAGCCGGACCTGCCGCCACTGGTAATTGAGCAGGAATGGCTGGATGCGGTGAAGAAAGCGATGCCAAGCCTGCCGCAGGAGCTCTACAACCGTTTTGTTAAGGAGTTTGGCCTGCCGGAGTATGATGCCGCCGTGCTGACCGATGCCAAAGAGATAGCTTTATACTTTGAGCAGCTGGCGCAGCACACCAAGAACTATAAGGCCGCCTCTAACTGGGTGATGGGTCCTGTTAAGTCTTATCTGAATGAACTGCAGCTGCACATCAAGGACTTCCCGCTGAAGCCGGAACAAATTGCGCAGCTGATCGCTTTAGTAGATGAGAACAAGGTGAGCCACTCCGTAGCATCCAAGCAAGTGTTCCCTTACCTGCTGGAGCACCCAAACATGACGGCGCAGCGCGTTGCCGAGGAGCAGAACCTGTTGCAGGAGTCTAACGCCGATGAGCTGGCGCAGATTGTACAGCAAGTGCTGGACGAGAACCCGGCCAAGGTAGAGGAGTACAAAGCCGGTAAACAGTCGCTGATTGGCATGTTTATGGGCGAAATCATGAAGAAGACAAAAGGCAAAGCCGACCCGAAGGTAACGAACCAGTTGCTTCGCGAGAAGTTGAATGCTTAA
- a CDS encoding MerR family transcriptional regulator, producing MPYKEKEIEKQYYTIGEVAGMFDVAPSLIRFWETEFEQLKPKKNKKGNRQYTPKDIETLRTVYHLVKERGYTIQGAKEVMKNKPVQAKDKMEMVESLVKVRAFLQGIKDQLNTKA from the coding sequence ATGCCATACAAAGAAAAAGAGATAGAGAAACAGTACTATACCATCGGCGAGGTAGCCGGCATGTTTGACGTTGCCCCTTCCCTGATCCGCTTCTGGGAGACTGAATTTGAGCAGCTCAAGCCTAAAAAGAACAAGAAAGGCAACCGCCAGTACACCCCGAAAGACATTGAAACGCTGCGTACCGTGTACCATCTGGTAAAAGAGCGCGGCTATACGATTCAGGGCGCCAAAGAAGTGATGAAGAACAAGCCGGTGCAGGCCAAGGACAAGATGGAGATGGTGGAGTCGCTGGTGAAAGTGAGGGCGTTTCTGCAGGGGATTAAGGACCAACTGAACACCAAAGCCTAA
- a CDS encoding pseudouridine synthase produces the protein MLEIIYEDEQYVAINKPNGLLVHRTRIAEEKKEFALQLLRDQLGYRLFTIHRLDRGTSGVLLFAKTAEAAAPVVQAFEAREPDKTYFAIARGYTAASDTIDNPVRPDKDHKHKEPQDAVTCYERLATVELPIPVGPYQTSRYSLVSVKPKTGRMHQIRKHFAHIRHYIIGDKRHGDWRHNKMFLETLESPYLLLHAAELRFTHPFTGDEVRIQAQMPANMLRLCYQFGWKEVLQAQATLPQPLPEPTV, from the coding sequence GTGTTAGAGATAATTTATGAAGATGAGCAGTACGTGGCCATCAACAAGCCAAACGGTTTGCTGGTGCACCGTACGCGCATTGCCGAGGAGAAAAAGGAGTTTGCCCTGCAACTGCTGCGCGACCAGCTAGGCTACCGCCTGTTCACGATTCACCGCCTGGACCGTGGCACCTCGGGCGTGCTGCTTTTTGCCAAAACCGCCGAAGCCGCGGCCCCTGTTGTGCAGGCCTTTGAGGCGCGTGAGCCGGACAAAACGTACTTTGCCATCGCGCGGGGCTATACCGCTGCGTCCGATACGATTGATAACCCCGTCCGCCCGGACAAGGACCATAAACACAAGGAGCCGCAGGATGCGGTGACCTGCTACGAAAGACTGGCTACCGTTGAGCTCCCGATCCCGGTTGGGCCGTACCAGACCTCCCGCTACAGCCTGGTTAGCGTTAAGCCCAAGACAGGGCGTATGCACCAGATCCGAAAGCATTTTGCGCACATCCGCCACTACATTATCGGAGACAAGCGCCACGGCGACTGGCGGCACAACAAAATGTTCCTGGAAACCTTAGAGAGCCCTTACCTGCTGCTGCACGCTGCCGAGCTGCGGTTTACCCACCCGTTTACCGGGGATGAGGTAAGGATACAGGCACAGATGCCGGCTAATATGCTGCGGCTGTGTTACCAGTTCGGGTGGAAAGAGGTGCTGCAGGCGCAAGCCACCCTGCCGCAGCCGCTGCCAGAGCCTACAGTTTAA
- a CDS encoding TlpA disulfide reductase family protein — MKLRNMLAVASAAAFLASCQGNKTATNGEDSYTIEGKLNNASEGQVYLFELAKENFVPRDTAALGKDGTFTFEGKVEEPTFYRITMDQQSGLMLVVDEGKIQVEADAKDINGTAKIEGSEDSRLFQQLNKLVNENRQKQMALEQQFIQAQQQGNDAEMEKLRQQYLNMQQDVKNLIAQHPASVVSAFGTASLIDPVNDFAFADSMATLFNQNIPNSKYTAMLNERLQPYRSTAIGQLAPDITLPTPSGETKSLSSLRGKYVLVDFWASWCGPCRKENPNVVKMYNKYKDKGKGFEIFGVSLDQSEDKWLAAIKKDNLTWPHVSDLKGWESAAAQLYNVTAIPQTVLVDPEGKIIAKGLRGEELENKLETLLK; from the coding sequence ATGAAATTAAGAAACATGCTAGCGGTAGCCTCGGCTGCCGCTTTTCTTGCCAGCTGCCAGGGCAATAAAACGGCCACCAACGGCGAAGACAGCTACACCATTGAGGGCAAGCTGAACAATGCCTCCGAAGGCCAGGTGTACTTATTTGAACTGGCAAAGGAAAACTTCGTGCCACGCGATACAGCAGCACTCGGCAAAGACGGCACCTTTACGTTTGAGGGCAAGGTGGAGGAGCCCACTTTCTACCGTATCACCATGGATCAGCAAAGCGGGCTGATGCTGGTGGTTGACGAAGGAAAGATACAGGTGGAGGCGGATGCAAAAGACATTAACGGCACGGCCAAAATCGAAGGTTCAGAAGACTCCAGGCTGTTCCAGCAGCTCAACAAACTCGTAAACGAGAACCGCCAGAAGCAAATGGCGCTGGAGCAGCAGTTTATCCAGGCGCAGCAGCAAGGCAACGACGCAGAAATGGAAAAACTGCGCCAGCAGTACCTGAACATGCAGCAGGATGTGAAAAACCTGATCGCACAGCATCCTGCCTCTGTTGTTTCAGCGTTTGGCACAGCCAGCCTGATAGACCCTGTGAATGATTTCGCCTTTGCAGACAGTATGGCAACGCTGTTCAACCAGAATATCCCGAACTCAAAGTATACTGCCATGCTCAATGAGCGCCTGCAGCCTTACCGCAGTACAGCCATCGGCCAGCTGGCACCCGACATTACGCTTCCCACACCGTCCGGAGAGACAAAATCTCTGTCGTCGCTGCGCGGAAAGTACGTGCTGGTAGATTTCTGGGCAAGCTGGTGCGGCCCGTGCCGCAAAGAGAACCCGAATGTGGTGAAGATGTACAACAAGTACAAAGACAAGGGAAAGGGCTTTGAGATATTTGGTGTGTCGCTCGACCAGTCGGAAGACAAGTGGTTAGCCGCCATCAAAAAAGACAACCTCACCTGGCCGCATGTTTCCGACCTGAAGGGATGGGAGAGCGCTGCCGCCCAGCTGTACAATGTTACCGCCATTCCGCAGACGGTACTGGTAGACCCGGAAGGAAAAATCATTGCCAAAGGTTTGCGCGGCGAGGAACTGGAAAATAAATTGGAGACACTGCTGAAGTAA
- a CDS encoding ketopantoate reductase family protein: MEKYRIAIAGIGGIGGYYGGKLARRFAADAAYEVIFIARGPHKAAIAQQGLKLELDSETLAANPSTVAESGEALGKLDLILFCVKSYSLEEVAEQLAASIGPDTVLLPLLNGIEGIEYLQRRFPQAQVLWGCVYIISSVKAPGVVWVQGKYNRLVWGNPQLPPQTRQHLQGLFEAAGINQEPYGEEIKERVWEKFSFISPVGSLTSLTNKPMGQLLQQPALKQQLAQLIQELMQVAQAKRVALPVDLVERNLAVVGKLPQGATSSMQRDFAEGKLTELETLTGYIVREAERLQVAAPQYRQVYEALKSRRSLLQ; this comes from the coding sequence ATGGAAAAATACCGAATAGCTATAGCAGGCATCGGCGGGATAGGCGGCTACTATGGCGGAAAGCTTGCCCGGCGCTTTGCAGCCGATGCGGCGTATGAGGTTATTTTTATAGCCAGAGGCCCTCACAAAGCAGCCATAGCGCAGCAGGGGCTTAAGCTGGAGCTTGATTCAGAGACACTAGCGGCAAACCCAAGCACAGTTGCAGAAAGTGGCGAGGCCCTCGGAAAGCTGGACCTCATCCTTTTTTGCGTGAAAAGCTACAGCCTGGAGGAGGTGGCAGAGCAATTAGCCGCCAGTATAGGCCCTGACACGGTACTGCTGCCGCTGCTCAATGGCATAGAGGGCATAGAGTACCTGCAAAGGCGCTTCCCGCAGGCACAGGTGCTGTGGGGCTGCGTGTACATTATCTCCAGTGTAAAAGCGCCCGGTGTGGTGTGGGTGCAGGGCAAGTACAACCGGCTGGTCTGGGGCAATCCACAGCTGCCGCCACAAACACGGCAGCACCTGCAAGGGTTGTTCGAAGCAGCAGGCATTAACCAGGAGCCGTATGGCGAGGAAATAAAAGAAAGGGTTTGGGAGAAATTTTCCTTTATCTCACCTGTGGGCAGCCTTACCTCGCTCACCAACAAACCGATGGGGCAGCTCCTGCAGCAGCCGGCTCTAAAGCAACAGCTCGCACAGCTGATACAGGAATTAATGCAGGTGGCACAGGCCAAGAGAGTGGCGCTGCCAGTCGACTTGGTGGAGCGCAACCTGGCTGTGGTCGGGAAGCTACCGCAGGGTGCCACCAGCTCTATGCAGCGCGATTTTGCTGAGGGCAAACTGACCGAGCTGGAAACGCTTACAGGCTATATCGTGCGCGAGGCAGAGAGGCTGCAGGTGGCAGCACCACAATACCGCCAGGTGTATGAGGCGCTAAAAAGCCGGAGATCTCTGCTACAGTAG
- a CDS encoding cation diffusion facilitator family transporter: MIKKKINSLSDNIRLQLFVVLIGVLLLVGKFTAFVLTNSNAILTDALESIINVVAGAFSLYSLVLSSRPRDENHPYGHGKIEFVAATLEGSLILVAGGAIIIKSIFNLIDPVPLERLDIGIILIAASGVINYVVGLMTERKGRQNNSMVLTAGGKHLQTDAYSTAGILIGLLLIYLTGLIWLDSVVAIIFGLMIGYTGYRILRSSIAGIMDEADYELLQRIVKVLNENRRENWIDIHNLRVIKYGSTLHIDCHLTVPWYLNVLEAHDEVEAVGKVVREKIDPSIELFIHTDPCIVESCAVCTKPGCQKRRNDFIERVEWDFDKVIADRKHGTY, encoded by the coding sequence TTGATCAAGAAGAAAATAAACAGCCTGAGCGATAACATCCGACTGCAGCTCTTTGTGGTGCTGATAGGGGTGCTGTTGCTGGTGGGCAAGTTCACCGCCTTTGTACTTACCAACTCCAACGCCATACTTACCGATGCCCTGGAGTCGATTATAAATGTCGTGGCAGGAGCCTTTTCGCTTTACAGCCTGGTGCTTTCGTCGCGCCCACGGGATGAGAACCACCCCTACGGCCACGGCAAGATCGAGTTTGTTGCAGCTACGCTGGAGGGCTCCCTGATCCTGGTGGCCGGCGGTGCGATTATCATCAAATCAATCTTCAACCTAATCGACCCGGTGCCGCTTGAGCGGCTCGATATCGGTATTATCCTGATTGCCGCCTCCGGTGTTATCAACTATGTGGTGGGCCTGATGACGGAGCGGAAGGGCCGACAGAACAACTCCATGGTGCTGACGGCGGGAGGGAAGCACCTGCAGACAGATGCCTACTCCACCGCCGGTATCCTGATTGGCCTGCTGCTGATTTACCTCACGGGCCTGATCTGGCTGGACAGCGTGGTGGCAATCATCTTTGGGCTAATGATCGGCTACACGGGCTACCGTATCCTGCGGAGCTCTATTGCCGGCATCATGGATGAAGCAGACTATGAGCTCCTGCAGCGTATCGTGAAGGTGCTCAACGAAAACCGGCGCGAAAATTGGATTGACATCCACAACCTGCGGGTGATCAAGTATGGCTCCACGCTGCACATCGACTGCCACCTTACCGTGCCCTGGTACCTCAATGTGCTGGAGGCACACGACGAAGTAGAGGCAGTGGGCAAAGTAGTGCGCGAGAAAATTGACCCCAGTATAGAACTCTTCATCCATACAGACCCCTGCATTGTGGAATCCTGCGCTGTTTGCACGAAGCCGGGCTGCCAGAAGCGCCGAAACGATTTTATTGAGCGGGTGGAATGGGATTTTGACAAGGTAATAGCCGACCGCAAGCACGGCACTTACTAA
- the dprA gene encoding DNA-processing protein DprA, which produces MGDDQNLYEVALTRLPGVGSQLTRLLVSYCGSARAVFQAPPGKLLKIPGVGPKLIKSIQENARTALLQAEEWVKRAEELEVQLLFYTSPRFPDRLKQIPDAPTLLYYRGNADLNQHRIVSMVGTRQITSYGQAVTERIVEELKPFKVMVVSGLAYGVDVVAHRAALQAGLPTIGVMASGPDIVYPAVHRKYADRMLTQGGLLTENPFGTKPDAPRFPARNRIIAGMSDCTIVVEAAMKSGTLITADIAHSYDKEVMAVPGNITSPVSEGTNYLIKSLKAVAYTSVQDLVELLNWDLQDEAAAKAKAPPLDLSEFNEEEVKVLQVLLQSREEHMDNLSWKAQVPVSALASVLLGLEFKGIVKAVPGKRFMLL; this is translated from the coding sequence ATGGGAGATGATCAGAACCTGTACGAAGTCGCACTTACCCGCCTGCCCGGTGTGGGTAGCCAGCTCACACGCCTGCTGGTAAGCTACTGCGGCTCAGCCCGGGCCGTTTTCCAGGCTCCCCCTGGCAAGCTGCTGAAGATCCCGGGCGTTGGGCCAAAGCTCATCAAGAGCATTCAGGAGAATGCCCGTACGGCACTACTGCAGGCAGAGGAGTGGGTGAAGCGTGCCGAGGAGCTGGAGGTACAGCTTCTTTTCTATACGTCGCCCCGGTTTCCGGACCGCCTGAAGCAGATACCCGACGCCCCCACTTTGCTCTACTACAGGGGCAACGCAGACCTGAACCAGCACCGCATCGTAAGCATGGTAGGCACCAGGCAGATAACGAGTTATGGCCAGGCGGTAACGGAGCGGATTGTAGAGGAACTGAAGCCGTTTAAGGTTATGGTGGTGAGTGGCCTGGCCTATGGCGTGGATGTGGTGGCGCACCGCGCGGCGCTGCAGGCGGGGCTGCCAACGATCGGCGTGATGGCCAGCGGCCCCGATATTGTGTACCCCGCGGTGCACCGCAAGTATGCCGACCGCATGCTGACCCAGGGCGGGCTGCTTACCGAAAACCCTTTCGGCACCAAACCCGATGCCCCACGCTTCCCGGCCCGCAACCGCATTATCGCCGGCATGAGCGACTGCACCATCGTAGTGGAGGCAGCCATGAAGAGCGGCACCCTTATCACCGCAGATATCGCGCACAGCTACGACAAAGAGGTGATGGCCGTACCCGGCAACATCACCTCCCCTGTTTCGGAAGGCACAAATTACCTGATCAAGTCGCTGAAAGCCGTTGCCTATACTTCGGTGCAGGACCTGGTGGAGCTCCTCAACTGGGACCTGCAGGACGAAGCCGCCGCGAAGGCGAAGGCACCGCCCTTAGACCTTTCTGAGTTTAATGAAGAGGAGGTGAAGGTGTTGCAGGTGCTGCTGCAGAGCCGGGAGGAGCACATGGATAACCTGAGCTGGAAAGCACAGGTGCCGGTAAGTGCCTTAGCCTCGGTGCTCTTAGGGCTCGAGTTTAAAGGGATAGTGAAAGCAGTGCCGGGCAAGCGCTTTATGCTACTGTAG
- a CDS encoding DnaJ C-terminal domain-containing protein: MEYKDYYKILGVDKKATQAEIKKAYRSLAKKYHPDKNKGNPEAEEKFKDISEAYEVLGDEEKRKQYEQLGANWRQFQQGGNGRPGGGQYYGRPGGGFQGGFAESDLNDMFGGGGGGFSDFFQQFFGGAAGGGFGGGGQRTGGRAAKGQDYQADMEISLQEAYTGTSRLLNVNNQQLRITTKPGVADGQVLRIKGKGAPAGAGGTAGDLYINVRVHPDPRFERHGDDLTTTLDVDLYTAILGGEAQVNTMSGLLKLKIPTGTQNGKKLRLRGKGMPVYGQPDQHGDLYVNIEVKLPTDLSTEERELLERLRALRQEKAA, translated from the coding sequence ATGGAGTACAAGGACTACTACAAGATTCTGGGAGTAGACAAGAAGGCGACACAGGCCGAAATCAAAAAGGCATACCGCTCGCTGGCAAAAAAGTATCACCCTGACAAAAACAAAGGTAACCCCGAGGCGGAAGAGAAGTTCAAGGACATCAGCGAAGCCTACGAGGTGCTGGGCGATGAGGAGAAGCGCAAACAATACGAGCAACTGGGGGCCAACTGGCGGCAGTTCCAGCAAGGAGGTAACGGCAGGCCGGGGGGAGGCCAGTACTATGGCCGCCCGGGCGGTGGTTTCCAGGGTGGATTTGCCGAAAGCGACCTGAACGACATGTTTGGCGGTGGGGGCGGCGGCTTCTCCGACTTTTTTCAGCAGTTTTTCGGCGGGGCCGCAGGAGGCGGCTTCGGCGGAGGAGGGCAACGCACTGGTGGCAGGGCAGCAAAGGGACAGGACTACCAGGCAGATATGGAAATATCGCTGCAGGAAGCTTACACAGGCACCAGCCGCTTACTGAACGTAAACAACCAGCAGTTGCGCATTACCACCAAGCCTGGCGTGGCGGATGGGCAGGTGCTGCGCATCAAGGGTAAAGGCGCCCCGGCAGGAGCGGGAGGCACAGCAGGCGACCTCTACATTAACGTGCGCGTACACCCGGACCCGCGCTTTGAGCGCCACGGCGACGACCTGACCACAACCCTTGATGTTGACCTGTACACAGCCATACTCGGCGGCGAGGCCCAGGTAAATACCATGAGCGGCCTGCTAAAGCTTAAGATCCCGACTGGCACGCAAAACGGGAAAAAGCTGCGCCTTCGCGGAAAAGGAATGCCGGTATACGGCCAGCCTGACCAGCACGGCGATCTTTACGTAAACATAGAAGTAAAGCTGCCCACCGACCTAAGCACCGAGGAGCGCGAACTGCTCGAAAGGCTACGCGCGCTGCGCCAGGAAAAGGCAGCCTGA